From Aquarana catesbeiana isolate 2022-GZ linkage group LG05, ASM4218655v1, whole genome shotgun sequence:
gcagagctcggggttactactgagcggaggggatcggcagagctcgtggttactactgagcgggggatcggcagagctcgggttactactgagcggggatcggcagagctcggggttaccactgagcgggggatcggcagagctcggggttaccactgagcgggggatcggcagagctcggggttactactgagcgggggatcggcagagctcggggttactactgagcgggggatcggcagagctcggggttactactgagcggggggatcgcagagctcggggttactactgagcggtggGATCGGCAGAGCTCGGGGTACTACcactgagcgggggatcggcagagctcggGGTTTACCCCTAcctgagcgggggatcggcagagctcggGGTtcttactagagctgcacgattctgagaATCGCTattttgggtacagagtcgcacgaccacgcaattggcagagtaacacagtgccgtatcgtgaAAAaaggcctgatcatgaagggggggggggggggggtgttaatcttctggagctgaagtggttaatgctgtgCGCCATATAACACAGGCAGGGTCCTCTGTTGTCACCATCCAGAAGCTCATCGCTGGACTGCTGTAAATGGGAAgcggctgcaggagatcagcagaacGTGAGATGCATCAATGGATGAAAAAGGGGGTGAAAACAAGGATTTCAGTTGATTTTTGACACGCACTGCTTTAGAAAACGAAATGTTGTCCAGTTCAGGTTTACATCTTCAAGTGtgtattatttgtgtttgtttattgGTCCCTTCTCCCGCTCTATACAGCCAGCTAATCATTTCAGATGACGATTTTCTCATTCCTAAAATCTTTCTTACAATGTTTTTTCTGTTCCTTTTGCGAGACAATATGGCCTCAAAGCACCGGAGATGTCCTGCCGACCTACGAGCTGAGCGATACTCAGACGTCCAAGTTGATAAGAAAATCCAAGGAGTCTCCATTTGTACCAATCGGTGAGTGACTCTAAACgggtttaaaaattacattttgttagcCTGTCATTGCTTGGGTCTGATGCTCCCCTAAATGCTTGGCACACAACGCCTAAAAAGTAGCCCTCAGGTGACAAAGGTAAATCAAATGAGTTAACGCTTGAACAcggttttgcaactttgacatgtattaGTGAAACTACAAATCATCACAACTACTTggtgcagggcttgacaaattttgcTTTGACTCTaggtgtgtgtgtctctctctatctctctatctctctatctctctatctctatcccaaaagtggaacttccgctcatctgtctCCCCCCCACctctaatggcggcgatcagcttttttgttttcttgggactgcaacattgcggaggacactttttattttttggggggggggggacacagtgacaccaatacagtgatcagtactaaaaaaaatatgcactattactgtagtaatgacactggtgGGGAAGaggtaacatcaggggcgatcaaggggttaagtgtgtccctagggggtgctttctaactggctGGGGAAACTGTCAAtggggacccggaagtgatgtcatacatgtcacttccgggtcagcaACAAGAAAGGGAAGAGAGCGGACGTGTGTCCTCTCCCCTCTACCCGGCAGCACCCGCTATGCCAGACAAAATTGGACTTTCATatgttagtaaattttgtaaagaatatgtcctgaatttttttttttttttttttttgtggggggacatccattttatttgggtacgacGTTGCATTGtcaacgcaattgtcagttaaagcaacgcagtgccgtattgcaaaaaatggcctggtcaggaagggggtaaaagctttctgagctgaagtggttaatattttcatTCAACGACTCAAAGTATCCTGTGGTTCAGCCAGGCAGATGGCATTTAAGAAGCGGTCAGCAATAGTAACGTTTTTCTAAGGGATAGTTAAAGGACCTCAGTCTTGTTGTTTTTGTTATTTGTATTTTGTTGGCCCATTTCCTCCGTTTTTATGTTGAGTCTCCAGGGAAAGACTTGATAAAATCTATTTAATGGTGAACAGGACTCTATAAAAGCACTTCTGCTAGTTCAGTAGGGAAATGTTGGCGCTTGTCTCGGGGTATTGTTGGCAAACTTCTTTACTTTCCGCTGTCGCTGGCACAGGAAGCGCCTAGAAACGTCCCATAGGGGGTGGATCGGAATGCAGAGGGCACTTGGGCTTGTGCTGCTCTGATTTATTTTGTGGTGACGTTGGCAGTCGCTGTGCGTCTTCTTTGGATACATCAACAGTTATAGTATAACAAATGCTTTTttgtatccccctttttttttttttttttttctcttaggtaTTGCTGGATTTGCTGCTGTCGTGGCCTATGGACTCTATAAGCTGAGACACAGAGGGGACACCAAAATGTCCGTCCACCTTATACACATGCGTGTAGGAGCTCAGGGGTTCATTGTCGGTGCAATGACTTGTGGTGAGTAATGTGGATTTATCAGACCTTTTTTAGAACGCTCGAGTGATCGGCTTCTGACGAACAGAGAGGGCAACTCGCATTGATCCCCGCTGAAACAGACAAATTTTAATTCATCTAAAATTAGTAAGGAAGATGGaggtcctgtgtttctgctaaggctTCTTTTGAGACTTGAATGTTGCAcaatttttactgcaatttttgccACGACTTCGACgcgatgcctgtgtaatcttgaggtctctgggcctcaagtcgcatcaaagtcggaccaaagtagtgcaggggctgttttgaagtcgctgcaacttgaagacTCACAGATATGAACAGCGCTCATTGGAAataatggggtacgacttgtcatgtgactttgcagtcccaagtcaagtctcaagtgtgaaaggggcctaagcaggAACACGGGTCTGTCTTCCTAGAGTGCaaccatcccccacacaattagaaagcacacccagggaacacgttaaccccttccctgccagtgtcagtacagtcacagtgcatttttttagcactgtattggtgtccctTAGTGTTAGATTTgcctgtcgcaatgtcgcagtcctgctaaaaatctctgatcgctgccattgctagtaaaataactgaaaagttcataaatatatcctatagtttgtagacgctataacttttgcgcaaaaccaatcaatatacgcttattgggattttttttttttttccccaacaaaaacatgtagcagaatacatattggcctaaactgatgaagaaattccattattttttttttttttttttttttaaattggatatcttttataggtgaagagccaatcacagtggccctttaccatgtgtgatcagctgtgtccaatcacagctgatcccatataaacaaatgccggttatGGGCATTTCTTTTCCTCAATGCTGTCACTGTAAGGAAGCCAATAACCTGCATTCCTGTGACAGCACGTATTTTCACCAGAaatcagggcattgattatcagtgcacatCCATGAAGAAAAagtacttgtttgcaaaattttattatcgAATAGaagaaaagtgtttgttttttttttttttttttttaagttaaccacttcagccccggaagattttatcccctttctGACCagtacactttttgcgattcggcactgcgtcgcttttaacttgcaattgcgcggtcatgcgacgttgtatctaaacaaaattgacgtcccttttttttttttttttcccacaaatagagctttcttttggtggtatttgatcatctctgtggtttttattttttgcgctataaacaaaaaaaaaagcgacaattttgaaaaagaaagtaagtttttactttttgctataatcaatatcccccaaaaatatattaaaaaaaatatttttttttccttcagtttaggccaatctgtattctttatgtttttggtaaaaaaatcgcaataagcgtatattgattggtttgcgaaaaagttataacgtctacaaaataggagatagttttaggcattttattattaataatggtggcaatctgcgattattttttttttttttgtggctgcgacactattttgggaccattgtcatttatacagcgatcagtgctttaaaaatgcactgattactgtgtaagtgacactggcagggaaggggctaagcactagggggcgattaaggggttaagtgtgtcctagggagtgattctaactgggggggggggggggggtgtggggggtgtggaTGGATGGgctactgctcctgatgacagggagcagtgatctctgtcatgacacaaggcagaacaatTGAAGGgggcatacaggtacgcccatttgctcaattctgccattgtgccgatgtatattggTGTTCAAcgggtcggtaagtggttaagcaaaaaagaaaaaaccccagtggtgattaaataccaacaaaagaaagctctttgtctcaaaaaaaaaatgataaaaatgaaatatgggtccagtgttgcatgactgagcaattgtcatgcaaagtgttaaatgaatcggcctgggcaggaagggggtgaaagtgcccggtaggcaagtggttaatggctgtggtTTTGGGATGGGACATCCCAACAAACTCATACAGGCATGATAGTCGGCTGTCCGCAAtcctttggccatatagtgtaatgtGTGCACAGTGGTCATGGTAGAGCAATTAGATTGTTAGCTCCTCTAAGATGAGGGATGATGTTAATGTTTTTTGTACTCCTAAATTGCTGTAAAGTTTGTGTTTTTTAGTATGAATTTAGCAGAATAATTGTCTTATCATTGTCCCTCTGCAGGTGTTCTGTACTCCATGTACAAGGAGTATCTGGCCAAGCCCAAGGAGTAGACGAGCACCGAGCAATTCCCTCGGCACAGAGTGACGATATGGACCTCACATTGGGGTGGCATTCTATTTAGTTGCATGCATACAGCACATTCTCTGCAGGGATGACCCTGCAAATAAATACATTGCAGACAAATCCAGCAGTTTAGggattcaacattttttttttttttttttttgtttcttttttttaaaaaaaaaaagacacttaaaTCAACTTCTGTAAATGAGCATGTTTAGAAtctatttatttcttattttataaCTTAAAAACCTGAATAGGGGCAGTTTAAACGTTACCGGTGCTGTTATGGGGCTTTTTTTCTCTAGCCCTTGGGCTGCTGCATCTGACGATAACCCATCGAGagattctatttttttaatttaaatttgcccttttttattttcctgttctataaataaaaaaaaaaaaatggtggtctgGAAGTTTCTTCCAAAGTTGATGCCACCTCACTAGGCACAATGTGTTCTCCGCCTAACCCCGTGGAACCCTCGGAATTCGGTGAAACAGAAAAACCATTACAGACGTCTGCTCTGTAGGGCGATTGGATTTGTTTTGTTACATTCCACTTCTGTGTGTTTCTGTTTTTTGTTGACAATAAATCGGACATCTCAGTCTCACCCACTGCTGTCTCTGATATAATTGATCAGCTCTGTACAAAATGAGGGCCTTACTGCAACACATGTTCATCTATTTAGAACGGTGATctcctccaaactgcggcccttcgGGCTCCATTCCCTCTCTGCTGACCTCCCAACGGTGGGGCTCCATTCCCTCTCTGCTGACCTCCCAACGGTGGGGCACCATTCCCTCTCTGCTGACCTCCCAACGGTGGGGCACCATTCCCTCTCTGCTGACCTCCCAACGGTGGGGCACCATTCCCTCTCTGCTGACCTCCCAACGGTGGGGCACCATTCCCTCTCTGCTGACCTCCCAACGGTGGGGCACCATTCCCTCTCTGCTGACCTCCCGACGGTGGGGCACCATTCCCTCTCTGCTGACCTCCCGACGGTGGGGCACCATTCCCTCTCTGCTGACCTCCCGACGGTGGGGCACCATTCCCTCTCTGCTGACCTCCCGACGGTGGGGCACCATTCCCTCTCTGCTGACCTCCCGACGGTGGGGCACCATTCCCTCTCTGCTGACCTCCCGACGGTGGGGCACCATTCCCTCTCTGCTGACCTCCCGACGGTGGGGCACCATTCCCTCTCTGCTGACCTCCCGACGGTGGGGCACCATTCCCTCTCTGCTGACCTCCCGACGGTGGGGCACCATTCCCTCTCTGCTGACCTCTCGACGGTGGGGCACCATTCCCTCTCTGCTGACCTCTCGACGGTGGGGCACCATTCCCTCTCTGCTGACCTCTCGACGGTGGGGCACCATTCCCTCTCTGCTGACCTCTCGACGGCGGGGCGCCATTCGCTTCCCCCGCTGACCTCCCGACGGCGGGGCGCCATTCGCTTCCCCCGCTGACCTCCCGACGGCGGGGCGCCATTCGCTTCCCCCGCTGACCTCCCGACGGCGGGGCGCCATTCGCTTCCCCCGCTGACCTCCCGACGGCGGGGCGCCATTCGCTTCCCTCCCGTTATCCCCCAACGAATGCAGAGATCTGACTTGAGGACTTTACTGCTCTTATTGCAAACTTTGAGGGCAAattactccacagtgcctgcagcttcAGAGGTCGGTGAGAACTTGTGTTAGAATTTATTCACAACTCGTCAGGAAGATTTAAACATTTGAATGTCAATAGCCTGGCCACTTTTTAAAGGCTTTCAAGCTTAAAGGACCAACAGGGAGGCAGATGAGGCAGGGCCTAGCTTAAATGTTTATAGAAAAAGTGGAGATTTGCACGTAACTTCAGCAGTTTTATCTCTGCCGATTTGCTATGGAATGCTGGTTTTACTAATGGTATCCTCTATC
This genomic window contains:
- the LOC141145754 gene encoding HIG1 domain family member 1A, mitochondrial-like, which produces MTVGEELVEKVMIVREELVEKVMIVREELVEKVMIVREELMEKVEGNNWGEELMEMVEGNSAGKRVEGDGRREPQRGESPHCTQTIWPQSTGDVLPTYELSDTQTSKLIRKSKESPFVPIGIAGFAAVVAYGLYKLRHRGDTKMSVHLIHMRVGAQGFIVGAMTCGVLYSMYKEYLAKPKE